In Erigeron canadensis isolate Cc75 chromosome 8, C_canadensis_v1, whole genome shotgun sequence, the DNA window ACGCACATATGTGGCACCAGAGATTGGGCCACGTGGGCCTGGACAAGTTGGGTTTGATGGCAGATAAAGGTTTAGTATGTGGGCTTCccaaattaaaactaaataaagaaATTGTGCAGCGGCTGTCAATTTGGTAAAGGGAAACAATTACCCTTTCCTCAAGAATCAGAATGGCGAGCAAGAGAAAGTCTGGAGCTGATCCACTCCGATGTATTTGGCCGGTCAGACAACCTTCGATTCAAGGAATGAAATATATGGTGACTTTCATCGACGACTACTCTCGCTACATGTGGGTGTATTTTCTAAAGGAAAAATCGGAGGTGTTTACAAGGTTTAAAAAATTTGAAGCTGATGCAGAAATTCAAACAGGGAAGAAGGCTCGATGTTTGAGATCAGACAATGGTGGTGAGTATGTGGCTTCTGATTTCTCTAACTATTTGAGAGACTGACGTATCAGGAGACAATTTACATGCCCGTATACTCCTCAACAAAACGGAGTATCCGAGCGAAAGAACCGACACTTGGGAGAAGTTATGAGGAGCATGATGCACAGTAGAAATGTGGGCGCTTTTGGGAAGAGGCAATGAAGACAGCCGCATTCATCATCAATCGTATACCTTCTCAAGGTATGAACTATGTTTCTCCATTTGAAAAGTTAATGGGAATAAAACCCAAAGTCAGTTACTTTAAAGTCTTTGGTAgtgtttgttatgtttttattcCTTGTCATCTACGTGATAAACTTGAGAAGCGGGCAATTAGGTGTGTGTTTGTTGGTTATGACCCTGAAAGAAAGGGATGGCGCTGTTGCAATCCAAATACAGGAAAGTTTTATGTTTCGAGGCATGTTATTTTTGATGAGAAATCTTCTTGGTGGTCAGAGGATAGGGAAACAACATTACCAGACacacaaaagttgaaagatgaTCTCGAAACATCAAAAGTAACCTTAACTTTTGATGAGTCTGGATCAGAATCTGGATTAGAATCTGTTGGTGTGGAGAATATAGAAAATGCTGCTGCAGAAAATGATGAACAAGTTCAATCAGAATCTATGCCAAGAAGATCAGAGCGGGTAAGAAAGCCTAACCCGCGCTATGCTAATACTAATGTTGCCATCATTGAAGACAGGTTACTTGAACCAGAAAGTTTTGAAGAAACGCTTGGAAAAGCAGAATGGCAGCAAGCAATGAACGATGAGATGACTGCTCTTTTGAAGAATCAAACTTGGGAATTAGTTGAAAAACCCTAGGATGCAACGTTGGTTTCTTGCAAATGGGTATATAAGTTGAAAAAGAAGGCTGATGGTTTGGTGGACATGTATAAAGCACGCTTAGTGGCACGTGGGTTCACTCAGCAGTACGGGCTTGACTATGAGGATACTTTCAGCCCGGTTGCAAAGCTAACTACCATTCGAGTGTTGCTAGCAGTTGCAACAAGTAAGCGTTGGAACTTGTGGTAAATGGATGTTCACAACGCATTTCTGTATGGAGACCTCGATCACACAATCTATATGTATCAACCTTTGGGGTTCGAAGATAAAAGCCACCCAGAGTATGTATGTAAGCTGAAGAAAGCTATTTATGGGCTTAAACAGTCACCACGAGCGTGGTTTGGCAAGATTGGTGAGTGTCTCGAACAAAATGGTTTTAAACTAACCAATGCCGATGCAAGTTTATTTGTTAAGCAGGTTGGTGAGAAGGTTGTAGTTGTCCTTGTGTATGTGGATGACCTGATTATAACCGAAGACATAGAAGAAGAAATTCAGCAACTCAAAGAAAATTTGAGTATCCGCTTCAAGATGAAAGACTCGGGAAAACTCAACCATTTCCTAGGTTTAGAGCTGAATTATAGTGGTGACAAAGTGATTTTGCACCAAACCATTTATGCAAGTGAGATTCTGCACAGGTTTGAAATGAGGGACTCCAAACCGTCCATCACTCCTATGGACCAGAATGTGAAAATAAGGGCTGATGAAGGCAGAGAGCTTGAAGACCCTTCGGTGTATAGAAAGATCATAGGGAGTCTCATTTATCTTACCTTAACTCGACCCGATATTGCATTTGTAGTTGGAGTGTTAAGCAGGTATATGCAAACTCCCAGGAAGCCTCACTTGATAGTTGCTCGTCAAGTTCTAAAGTATATCAAGGCTACGGTGAACAAGGGAATTGAGTTTAAGAGGGGGAATGATCCGAAGTTAATTGGATATTGTGACTCGGATTATGCAGGAGACTGTAGCACTAGAAGATCAACCACTGGCTACATTTTCATGTATGGATCGAGTGCTATTTCATGGTGTAGTAAACGACAACCTACTGTGTCGTTGTCTACCACGGAAGCTGAATACAGAGTTGCTGCCATGGCAGCCTAGGAGTGTACTTGGTTAGTGCGATTGTTTGAAGAACTGAACCAGAAAATAGACTATCAAGTTAAGCTAATGTGTGATAACATCTCTGCCATAAAGCTTGCTGAAAATCCGGTGTTCCATGCTCGTACCAAACACATTGAGGTACATTATCACTACATCCGAGAGAAAGTGTTAATGGGTGAAATTGATATGGTTCCTATTGATACAAAGGAGCAGGTTGCTGATATGTTAACAAAGAGTCTATCAAGTGTTAAACTGGTGAAGTTTGCTCAGAAAATGGGAATGGTTCCAGTTGACAATGAGAGGGAGTATTAAAAGAAGTTAGTGCCATGTCATTGCCACCTGGACCCAAGATGCTAATGTGGTGAAGTTTGAAGAAGTCATTTATTTAGTTTCTGCTTATTTTAATTGTGCAAATAAAGTAGTAACAGCTAGTAGAATGAGTCTTTGAGTAGTTAAGGAAGTCCAGGTCTTTCTCCTATTTTTGTGGTTAGTCATTGTGAACGTTGGAGGTGCTCCACGTCTATCTATAGTGCAGTTTTCTATCATTTTAGTATTCACAAATATTCAGTAGAAGagctcttttattttatgaacatACTTGTGTCTtttatttatcatatttttcttCAATAAAAACATAGCTACTGTCAGTTATTTGTTAGTTGCTTTATTCTTCATACTTTCTTATTTATCACGGGGTTTAGAGTAACATGGGCCATTCAAGCAAATACACTAacatcaaaaataataattgagCATGTCTTTGTGTATGTGGCGCCAAGCGCTCCAAACTGATTTTCCAACGATAACATCAACAAACTCATAAAACCCATTCCCTCCTCACACCCTCAtcaacaacaaattttatattttctttttcaatcaaTAAAATTCAATGGCATGTTATTGCAATTTCAGCAAAAACATCACAACAAATGGTTCATCATTCACTCAATTCAAACACCCCAACATATTATTTTCCAAAACTTATTTCCTATTTCCAACCAATATTCATAAACCGTCTCCATTTACGCTCTTTTGCTCTTCAATAGCTACTTCAAGTGATCCGAATGGCGATGCAGAGACaacgaaaaagaagaagaagagattgTCGGAGCAGTCGTCTTGGGAGGCGGAGGATTCTGAAGGAAATGATTATTTGTATAGGCTTGGGAAAGAATCTGATAATATGAACATTGCTGTTGGTGCTAGAGCTGGTGTTATTGATGATCTCTTTACTGGCGGTTTCCTCGGAAAAGATTGTATgtgttcttttttgttttatattttgtgttaattaattaaggcaAATGTTAATATAGAAAGCAGCCTCTCtgcttaggtagaggtaaggtctgcctacatcataacctccccatacaccctcaaggtattggggctcaaaacccgcggaaggcgacACTGAGCAGTTGCTTCTTTTTGTTAATACAGATACTGCTAGGCTAGAAGTCCTTGGGTCGGGTCATAAATATATTCGGTTTGCCATACAATTTGAAGTCACTCTTTAATAGTGTCTGCCTGTTGTTTAATTTGCTATGTATCATGGAAATTTTGAGGTTGAGACTAGTAATAATTCCTCTTATATTGCATTGCAGCTGATATTGTGTTTGATTATCGCCAAAAAGTAACCAGGTCGTTTGAGTATCTGCAGGGTGATTATTACATTGCACCCGTCTTCATGGTACAGTCTAGTTTGTCGATCTCCTTTTCTTTGTATGCTAAAAAAGTATTTCGGTTCTGCCTGGCTTTGGTTAAATTAAGTGCCTCTGTTGTCTTTCTTCCTTTAGTTTTCCCTAAGAAgtagcaaaatgggtgggttgggtaatgagtcAACATGAGTAGTTTTTAACACAAGTCAAAAAGGAAccctaaaacatttttttttattctttttctttaatttgatgaacaGCTAAAGTGTTAACTACAATCATAAAATCGCtaataataatctaaatttTATTAGTAATAAGCAAGTTTGAACTTTTTTATGCATTTGATTGCCCTTTAGACGACTTACAAATAATGGATAACCAACCCATTATAGGTTCCCCATCCACCAGTCCCATGGTCAGTGTGAGAGTTAAATTGACTTTCAACTGGTTAAAGATAGATAATAACCCAAATTGAACCATTCCTAAATTGATGGGCTgcatttgccacctctagtttgCAGTTTGCTTCATCAAATAGTTGCATCATTAATGTTTTGTCATGTATTTCATTTTACAGGATAAAGTTGGTAAGCTCTGTTGATCTAGGCCTACTCAAGATGCCACAAATATTGCTAGGAAACTTGTTCCTCTTGTTAAATTATCCTTTAATGGTTTATGTAACCCTTTGAACGCTGTTGACCTCGGTTTACattcaaatatatttgtatctTGTTATCAACTCCTATTTAATCATACTTTCCTTCCAACTTATGGCTTAACTTGTGCAGTGGTCCACATTGTGAAGAACTATCTTGCTCATCTTCTAAATACCAGCGTTCCCTTGATTTTAGGTATCTATCCTTAAGAATTAAAGAGCAAGAATCacagtaaaataaaattgtgaCTTACAAATGTTGCATCAACAGGCATTTGGGGAGGAAAAGGGCAAGGAAAAACATTTCAGACTGAACTTATTTTCCAAGCCATGGGACTTTTGCCCGTGATCATGTCTGCCGGAGAGTTGGAATCAGAAAGAGCTGGTAAGACAGTTTTTAGGAATACTTGGCGTGAACATTTCACTTTTTTTGGTAATGTTGTCGAAGGTTGCTGGATAGTTGCACACACTTAAAAATGGGAtatgttttttgttgtttttctgCTAAATGACAGAAAATAGGAATGTCTGTGATTCTtctatatcaaaaaaatatattggtcTCATCGAACTCATTAACTTCTGAACTTCATTATCCATTACTCTTTTACAGGAGAGCCAGGAAGGCTGATACGTGATAGGTATCGTACTGCATCCCAAGTGGTTCAAAATCAGGTTAGAATCTTTACCTCTTAAGTTGGTAAGATTGGTCTAATATATTTTTGGGTAACGGGTTAGAGTAGAAATGGAGCACATTTTTACTTGACCCGAAATCATATTTTTGTCCGTTGTTAATTTAAGTAATACTTAATGTGCTAAACATAAGATGATTTtgcttttatttaaatttatttattttttattaaatcttttttctttGGCTTCTTTAGGGGAAAATGAGTTGTTTGGTGATCAATGATATAGATGCGGGTCTTGGTAGATTTGGTGAGCTACAGTTTAAATTGGATTGGGAAATCTGATTGATGAGAATATGGTGTCACGTTAGTTTCTGTTTCACTTGAGTTTATACTGTGAATATGTCCACAATATCTCCATATTTGTCTTGTTTTTCAAACTACCATCCAGTATTTAACTTGTTATGTTGGTGGTTCATTTATGATGCAAGCATTTGTTCTTCTTCAGGAAATACTCAAATGACTGTCAACAATCAAATAGTTGTCGGAACGATGATGAACTTATCAGATAATCCTACTAGAGTTAGCGTTGGACAAGATTGGCGTGAATCTGATGTTACAAACAGAATTCCTATCATTGTTACCGGAAATGATTTTTCAACACTATATGCTCCCTTGGTCCGTGATGGACGAATGGACAAGTTCTACTGGTGCATATCGATTTTCTACTTTTGAGACTTCACAAATGATATTATGTTAGTTTACAATACTGGAAATGACACTCTAGTTGTGCATATGCGCCTTAGTAGATTAGCTCTAGCCTCTAG includes these proteins:
- the LOC122578597 gene encoding ribulose bisphosphate carboxylase/oxygenase activase, chloroplastic gives rise to the protein MACYCNFSKNITTNGSSFTQFKHPNILFSKTYFLFPTNIHKPSPFTLFCSSIATSSDPNGDAETTKKKKKRLSEQSSWEAEDSEGNDYLYRLGKESDNMNIAVGARAGVIDDLFTGGFLGKDSDIVFDYRQKVTRSFEYLQGDYYIAPVFMDKVVVHIVKNYLAHLLNTSVPLILGIWGGKGQGKTFQTELIFQAMGLLPVIMSAGELESERAGEPGRLIRDRYRTASQVVQNQGKMSCLVINDIDAGLGRFGNTQMTVNNQIVVGTMMNLSDNPTRVSVGQDWRESDVTNRIPIIVTGNDFSTLYAPLVRDGRMDKFYWQPNIDDIINIVNRMYEKDGLSKNDVVSIVKTFPNQALDFYGALRSRTYDSSILKWVNDIGGPEVVGSKLLRRKKDEKLPVFVPPKQTVEALLESGYSLIKEQQLIMESKLSKEYMKNMED